A part of Paenibacillus sp. IHBB 10380 genomic DNA contains:
- a CDS encoding 3-phenylpropionate MFS transporter — MIYQRWMSLRFFSFFFTWGIFLPYWTVWLTSKEIPVQTVGLIIAIGYVTRSVSTLYLFPMLCKFVRLSRLSILVSWLTTTILLLFIPLHRVDILVLVTVLFSLVYPMLLPMNETIASLLVKAQTINYGKSRSLGSFGYVFALTLVGWFITNNGEQVIIYIMIAGSFLLSLSASFRVPHPINIKIESNRISLFYLFKSKDFLICITICTLLQGSHAAYYNYGVLYLQHLGAANSIIGIILSLAVFCEIFFFYISNRVFQNFSIPSLFFIAALGSATRWLLIYFESNILVFVFSQILHSLTFGLTHYAFFRFVNEKVPPELIPSAQGIYASLAMSLGTGLLTVLSGYLYQISPSLPFLWMSLVAIPTIFLCYVLRRQIISKPIELKI; from the coding sequence ATGATTTATCAACGATGGATGTCACTTCGATTTTTTTCGTTTTTTTTTACTTGGGGTATATTTCTTCCTTATTGGACAGTATGGTTAACCTCAAAAGAAATTCCGGTTCAGACGGTAGGTCTAATAATTGCAATTGGATATGTGACACGATCTGTTTCTACGTTGTATTTATTCCCAATGCTATGCAAATTTGTTCGGCTTTCTAGGTTATCGATTTTAGTTTCCTGGTTGACTACTACAATTTTATTACTCTTTATACCGCTACACCGTGTTGACATATTGGTCTTAGTAACCGTTTTATTCAGCTTAGTCTATCCAATGCTATTGCCCATGAACGAAACGATCGCTTCCTTGCTAGTCAAAGCTCAAACAATTAATTATGGAAAAAGTAGATCCTTAGGGTCCTTTGGATACGTCTTTGCACTCACTTTAGTCGGATGGTTTATCACCAACAATGGTGAACAAGTAATTATTTACATTATGATCGCTGGTAGTTTTTTATTGTCACTATCTGCTTCTTTTAGAGTTCCACACCCAATAAACATCAAAATTGAGTCTAATCGAATTTCTTTATTTTACCTTTTCAAGTCAAAAGACTTTTTGATTTGTATCACAATCTGCACTCTACTTCAGGGTTCGCATGCAGCATACTATAACTACGGTGTACTCTATTTACAGCATCTAGGAGCAGCAAACAGCATAATTGGCATTATTCTATCGCTGGCAGTCTTCTGTGAAATATTCTTTTTTTATATCTCTAACCGAGTGTTCCAAAACTTCTCAATTCCATCTTTGTTTTTCATAGCAGCTCTGGGGTCGGCGACTAGGTGGTTGTTAATTTACTTCGAGAGCAACATACTTGTATTTGTATTTTCACAAATTCTTCACTCCCTAACATTCGGATTGACCCATTACGCCTTTTTTCGATTTGTAAATGAAAAGGTTCCGCCTGAGTTGATACCATCTGCACAAGGCATTTACGCATCATTAGCGATGAGTCTTGGCACTGGACTTTTAACAGTATTATCTGGATATTTATATCAAATATCTCCTAGTTTACCGTTTTTATGGATGTCCTTAGTCGCTATACCAACTATATTTCTCTGCTATGTATTACGAAGGCAAATCATTTCAAAGCCAATTGAGCTCAAGAT
- a CDS encoding dienelactone hydrolase family protein — MLMFNNDSRNAVIVVHEIYGVNKHIQNICLQFSELQFDVYCPNLLGVDTSYGYDQEQEAYRNFTEYVGFKDATIQIKHLLQQIRPNYEFVLIIGYSVGATCAWLCCEDEYLCDGVIGYYGSRIRDHLDIQPKCPVLLFYSERETAFQAKELIAELETNRKITIFQLAGRHGWCDPYSTQYRKESALIAFQKMVEWFQIIRGGLDHEIVAKVRAAYL; from the coding sequence ATGCTGATGTTTAACAACGACTCACGCAATGCTGTTATAGTTGTTCATGAAATATATGGTGTCAATAAACATATACAAAATATCTGCTTACAGTTTTCTGAATTGCAGTTCGATGTATATTGCCCAAACTTGCTAGGTGTCGATACATCGTATGGATATGACCAAGAGCAAGAAGCTTATCGTAATTTCACTGAATATGTTGGATTTAAAGACGCTACAATTCAAATCAAACATTTGTTACAGCAAATCCGCCCAAACTATGAGTTTGTGTTGATAATTGGTTATAGCGTCGGGGCAACTTGTGCTTGGTTATGTTGTGAAGATGAATATTTGTGCGATGGAGTAATTGGTTATTACGGTTCCCGAATAAGGGACCATCTAGATATTCAGCCTAAATGTCCAGTGTTACTTTTTTATTCTGAAAGAGAAACGGCCTTTCAAGCGAAAGAACTTATAGCTGAGTTAGAAACAAATAGAAAAATTACCATATTTCAGCTTGCTGGACGACATGGTTGGTGTGACCCGTACTCTACTCAATACCGCAAAGAGTCGGCTTTAATCGCTTTTCAAAAAATGGTGGAATGGTTTCAAATAATCCGTGGGGGTCTGGATCACGAAATCGTTGCAAAAGTTAGGGCGGCTTATTTATGA